CGATCTTCGCGTCGAACACCTCGTCGATCCCGATCATGAAGCTGGGCATGGCCACCAGCCGGCCGGAGCAGGTCATCGGCGTGCACTTCTTCAACCCGGTGCCGGTGCTGAAACTGGTGGAGCTGGTGCCGTCGCTGCTGACGGGCGAGCAGACCAAGGCCCGCGCGGAGGCGTTCGTGACCGACGTCCTGCACAAGGAGGTCATCCGCTCGCAGGACCGGGCCGGGTTCGTGGTGAACGCGCTGCTCATCCCGTACCTGCTGTCGTCGATCCGGATGCTGGAGTCCGGGTTCGCCAGCGCGGAGGACATCGACAACGGCATGGTGCTGGGCTGCGCGCACCCGATGGGCCCGCTGCGCCTGACCGACCTGATCGGCCTGGACACGACCAAGGCCATCGCCGAGTCGATGTACGAGGAGTTCAAGGAGCCGCTCTACTCGCCGCCGCCGCTGCTGCTGCGCATGGTGGACGCGGGCCTGCTGGGCAAGAAGAGCGGGCGCGGGTTCCACAACTACGCGTCCTGAGACCCGCCCGACCCCGACGGGGCCGCCGATCCACGTGGATCGGCGGCCCCGTTCGCGTACCCGGGTCGTGGCGCGGCCGGGTGGGCCGCCGTCGGGAACAATTAACAGAAGTGTCTCGAATGGGTCAGCGGGCAATCCGGCCGAACGCTCGACCGTACCCCACGCCGAAGTGCGCACAAAATACCACGATGCGTCATCGGTGATCGTCCGCACATTGGTGCGAAAGTATGACAGTGGTCTAGTCAATAGGCCGTTCGGAGCAGTCTTGATTACCGTTCTCTGCGGACGGCACCCTGATCGACAACGGCCCTGACGTGCCTTTAGAGTGCCCTACGTCACGCTAGGGCCGCCCGGTGGACAAGATTGGTTCGCCTAGCGTAACTTTCGGTTCGCACCCCACGAGGAGAACCCCGCCTTGGACCCCCACAACGTTTCC
This region of Saccharothrix longispora genomic DNA includes:
- a CDS encoding 3-hydroxybutyryl-CoA dehydrogenase, yielding MSDIQRVGVVGSGLMGSGIAEVCARAGLDVLVAEVSPDATEAARGRIASSLGRGVRSGKLSTEDRDAALERLRFTTDLADFADRNLVVEAVAENEQVKTEVFAAVDQVVTDRDAIFASNTSSIPIMKLGMATSRPEQVIGVHFFNPVPVLKLVELVPSLLTGEQTKARAEAFVTDVLHKEVIRSQDRAGFVVNALLIPYLLSSIRMLESGFASAEDIDNGMVLGCAHPMGPLRLTDLIGLDTTKAIAESMYEEFKEPLYSPPPLLLRMVDAGLLGKKSGRGFHNYAS